One window of Syngnathus acus chromosome 16, fSynAcu1.2, whole genome shotgun sequence genomic DNA carries:
- the LOC119135562 gene encoding gastrula zinc finger protein XlCGF57.1 isoform X2 has product MKVECAESENKATTDDIVTFKSEDEPWSRDGTEDDPREDCADGRDLDIRIKEEPHCVQISEDHYELDAHRPFKDELDPDLQDELEYEATVKEEDDIKEEEDEEEGEGEESQDGDLLEDDEEQDDTDFLEKHVKWVHQKEYLAELKKCFSDHDGILIPEHACATCGSTFSSKVYLRVHVKEAHPCAPPRRLHPCPTCARSFQYLKNLKNHCQRWHGMSVAIRGGHLCCANCGKSFEATWGQGPHLCHAPRAESEEEPICLDVGVQCGECGKKLRTPQSLEDHMRTHTGERPFVCKDCGRRFVERSSWRQHALIHTGEKPHKCQVCGKAFQRGHQLKCHLTTHSAKKEFACGQCGKEFGLKASLNLHLRMHSSDKPFHCPVCAKSFKTRKNLRVHSKLHNSDKTHQCSDCGLKISDLGALKIHLRTHTGERPYHCTVCGNKFIRLAHLRNHQRTHTGERPYKCDQCDKSFTQSGDLVKHKRTHSGEKPFECPECRRRYTSSGDLGKHRRSHTDLRPYVCQECGKSFRLSGHLKTHMLTHTGEKPFSCPNCLRRFARSHHLSGHVAKCR; this is encoded by the exons ATGAAGGTGGAGTGCGCGGAGTCTGAAAACAAAGCGACGACGGACGACATCGTTACGTTCAAAAGTGAGGACGAGCCGTGGTCACGTGACGGAACGGAGGACGACCCACGGGAAGACTGCGCCGATGGACGCGACCTCGACATCCGAATCAAGGAGGAGCCGCACTGCGTGCAGATCAGCGAGGACCACTATGAGCTAGATGCTCACCGCCCTTTCAAAGATGAGCTCGACCCGGATCTTCAGGACGAACTTGAGTACGAGGCGACTgtcaaggaggaggacgacatcaaagaggaggaagacgaagaagaaggagagggCGAGGAGTCACAAGATGGAGACCTACTGGAGGATGACGAAGAGCAGGATGACACAG ACTTCCTGGAAAAGCATGTCAAGTGGGTCCACCAGAAGGAGTACCTGGCCGAGCTGAAGAAATGCTTCTCGGACCACGATGGGATCCTCATCCCGGAACACGCCTGCGCGACTTGCGGCAGCACCTTCAGCTCCAAAGTCTACCTGCGGGTCCACGTGAAGGAGGCCCACCCTTGCGCCCCGCCCCGCCGGCTACACCCGTGCCCAACGTGCGCGCGCAGCTTCCAGTACTTGAAGAACCTGAAGAACCACTGTCAGCGCTGGCACGGCATGTCGGTGGCGATCAGAGGTGGGCACTTGTGCTGCGCCAACTGTGGCAAGAGCTTCGaggccacctgggggcaggGACCCCACCTGTGCCATGCGCCGCGCGCCGAATCCGAGGAGGAGCCCATCTGCCTGGACGTGGGCGTGCAGTGTGGTGAGTGCGGCAAGAAGCTTCGCACGCCCCAGAGCCTGGAGGACcacatgcgcacgcacaccgGCGAACGTCCCTTTGTGTGCAAAGACTGCGGGCGGCGCTTTGTGGAGCGCAGCAGCTGGCGCCAGCATGCCCTGATCCACACGGGCGAGAAGCCGCACAAGTGCCAAGTGTGCGGCAAGGCCTTCCAGAGGGGGCACCAGCTTAAGTGCCACCTCACCACGCACTCAGCCAAGAAGGAGTTCGCCTGTGGCCAGTGCGGCAAGGAGTTTGGACTCAAGGCCAGCTTGAATCTACACCTGCGCATGCACTCCAGCGACAAGCCCTTCCACTGCCCCGTGTGCGCCAAGAGCTTCAAGACTCGCAAGAACCTGCGCGTGCACAGCAAGCTGCACAACAGTGACAAGACGCACCAGTGCAGCGACTGCGGCCTGAAGATCAGCGACCTGGGCGCGCTCAAGATCCAcctgcgcacgcacacgggcGAGAGGCCCTACCACTGCACCGTGTGCGGCAACAAGTTCATCCGCCTGGCGCACCTGCGTAACCACCAGCGCACGCACACCGGCGAGCGCCCCTATAAGTGCGACCAGTGCGATAAGAGCTTCACACAGTCGGGCGACCTGGTCAAGCACAAGCGCACGCATTCCGGGGAGAAGCCCTTTGAGTGCCCCGAGTGCCGGCGCCGCTACACCTCGTCCGGTGACCTGGGCAAGCACCGGCGCAGTCACACCGACCTGCGGCCGTACGTTTGCCAGGAGTGCGGCAAGAGCTTCCGCCTGTCGGGCCACCTGAAAACGCACATGCTCACGCACACCGGCGAGAAGCCCTTCTCCTGCCCCAACTGCCTGCGCCGATTCGCCCGCTCGCACCACCTCTCCGGACACGTTGCTAAGTGTCGCTGA
- the LOC119135562 gene encoding oocyte zinc finger protein XlCOF6 isoform X1 — MKVECAESENKATTDDIVTFKSEDEPWSRDGTEDDPREDCADGRDLDIRIKEEPHCVQISEDHYELDAHRPFKDELDPDLQDELEYEATVKEEDDIKEEEDEEEGEGEESQDGDLLEDDEEQDDTESSPDFFPCPHCDVSFTNLDFLEKHVKWVHQKEYLAELKKCFSDHDGILIPEHACATCGSTFSSKVYLRVHVKEAHPCAPPRRLHPCPTCARSFQYLKNLKNHCQRWHGMSVAIRGGHLCCANCGKSFEATWGQGPHLCHAPRAESEEEPICLDVGVQCGECGKKLRTPQSLEDHMRTHTGERPFVCKDCGRRFVERSSWRQHALIHTGEKPHKCQVCGKAFQRGHQLKCHLTTHSAKKEFACGQCGKEFGLKASLNLHLRMHSSDKPFHCPVCAKSFKTRKNLRVHSKLHNSDKTHQCSDCGLKISDLGALKIHLRTHTGERPYHCTVCGNKFIRLAHLRNHQRTHTGERPYKCDQCDKSFTQSGDLVKHKRTHSGEKPFECPECRRRYTSSGDLGKHRRSHTDLRPYVCQECGKSFRLSGHLKTHMLTHTGEKPFSCPNCLRRFARSHHLSGHVAKCR; from the exons ATGAAGGTGGAGTGCGCGGAGTCTGAAAACAAAGCGACGACGGACGACATCGTTACGTTCAAAAGTGAGGACGAGCCGTGGTCACGTGACGGAACGGAGGACGACCCACGGGAAGACTGCGCCGATGGACGCGACCTCGACATCCGAATCAAGGAGGAGCCGCACTGCGTGCAGATCAGCGAGGACCACTATGAGCTAGATGCTCACCGCCCTTTCAAAGATGAGCTCGACCCGGATCTTCAGGACGAACTTGAGTACGAGGCGACTgtcaaggaggaggacgacatcaaagaggaggaagacgaagaagaaggagagggCGAGGAGTCACAAGATGGAGACCTACTGGAGGATGACGAAGAGCAGGATGACACAG AGTCATCACCCGACTTCTTCCCGTGTCCTCACTGCGACGTCTCTTTCACGAACCTAGACTTCCTGGAAAAGCATGTCAAGTGGGTCCACCAGAAGGAGTACCTGGCCGAGCTGAAGAAATGCTTCTCGGACCACGATGGGATCCTCATCCCGGAACACGCCTGCGCGACTTGCGGCAGCACCTTCAGCTCCAAAGTCTACCTGCGGGTCCACGTGAAGGAGGCCCACCCTTGCGCCCCGCCCCGCCGGCTACACCCGTGCCCAACGTGCGCGCGCAGCTTCCAGTACTTGAAGAACCTGAAGAACCACTGTCAGCGCTGGCACGGCATGTCGGTGGCGATCAGAGGTGGGCACTTGTGCTGCGCCAACTGTGGCAAGAGCTTCGaggccacctgggggcaggGACCCCACCTGTGCCATGCGCCGCGCGCCGAATCCGAGGAGGAGCCCATCTGCCTGGACGTGGGCGTGCAGTGTGGTGAGTGCGGCAAGAAGCTTCGCACGCCCCAGAGCCTGGAGGACcacatgcgcacgcacaccgGCGAACGTCCCTTTGTGTGCAAAGACTGCGGGCGGCGCTTTGTGGAGCGCAGCAGCTGGCGCCAGCATGCCCTGATCCACACGGGCGAGAAGCCGCACAAGTGCCAAGTGTGCGGCAAGGCCTTCCAGAGGGGGCACCAGCTTAAGTGCCACCTCACCACGCACTCAGCCAAGAAGGAGTTCGCCTGTGGCCAGTGCGGCAAGGAGTTTGGACTCAAGGCCAGCTTGAATCTACACCTGCGCATGCACTCCAGCGACAAGCCCTTCCACTGCCCCGTGTGCGCCAAGAGCTTCAAGACTCGCAAGAACCTGCGCGTGCACAGCAAGCTGCACAACAGTGACAAGACGCACCAGTGCAGCGACTGCGGCCTGAAGATCAGCGACCTGGGCGCGCTCAAGATCCAcctgcgcacgcacacgggcGAGAGGCCCTACCACTGCACCGTGTGCGGCAACAAGTTCATCCGCCTGGCGCACCTGCGTAACCACCAGCGCACGCACACCGGCGAGCGCCCCTATAAGTGCGACCAGTGCGATAAGAGCTTCACACAGTCGGGCGACCTGGTCAAGCACAAGCGCACGCATTCCGGGGAGAAGCCCTTTGAGTGCCCCGAGTGCCGGCGCCGCTACACCTCGTCCGGTGACCTGGGCAAGCACCGGCGCAGTCACACCGACCTGCGGCCGTACGTTTGCCAGGAGTGCGGCAAGAGCTTCCGCCTGTCGGGCCACCTGAAAACGCACATGCTCACGCACACCGGCGAGAAGCCCTTCTCCTGCCCCAACTGCCTGCGCCGATTCGCCCGCTCGCACCACCTCTCCGGACACGTTGCTAAGTGTCGCTGA